Within the Devosia lucknowensis genome, the region GCCGCCGCGCCGTCGGCGAGGTCAGCACGGCTCCATCGAGCGTCTGGCGCAGCACATCGGGCGCCGACAGCTCCCCCAGCAATCGCGCGAGCTGGAAGTACCGGGTCGCCTGGGTCGTCGTCCCCTGGAACCACATTGTTAGGCTCTCGGCGTCGAACCTGTACTGTCCGGGGAAATCCGGCACCTGCGCCTCCCCGCCGATGCGAATGGTCACCCCGAAGCGGCTTTCAAGCCAGTGGCCAAGCCCGCCCAGATCGAACTGTCCCTGCTGCTCGACATCCGCCCGCAATTGCGTCGCTGTTTCCTCGAGATGTGGGAAATAATTGCGGTTTTCGATGATCAGGTCGTCGATTTCGCGCAGCGCCGAAATCCTGCTTGCCGTCTGGCTGGTGCTTTCGAACTGCCCGATCAGGCTGCGCGCCACATCGCTGAGCACCCGCGCTTCGCGGCCGATGGCATCGACGAAACGGCGACGCTCTGTGTCGTCGAGATCAGGCACTTCCTCGAGGATTTCCGCGCTCGATCGCACCGCGGTAATTCCCGAAAGGATCTGGTGCAGCATCTGCCCGAGCATCGGGTCCGAGCGCAGCCGGTCGGCATAGGCATCGGCGTTCGCCACCGCGTCGGCATACGCGCGATGCATCCGCGCCATCGCCGCAGCACTGGCCGGATATTGGGCCACCATCTGCCGCCGCTCGTCCGGCTGGAAAGGCAGCGACTCAACCATGGGATCGGCATAGGCCTCTTCGAGGTCCTGGAGCAGTTTCTGCTCCGCCTGCCCGGTCAGGTCCTCGATTCCGATGTCCAGATGGAGTGCGACACGCTGCAGCAGCGCCCCGCCCACATCGCGTTTGTTGTTCTCGATCAGGTTCAGATAGCTCGGCGATATGCCGACCAGCCGCGCCAGTGCCGCCTGCGAAATTCTGAGCGATTTCCGCCTGTTGCTGATCCGGAATCCGATCGGCGCCCGCATGATGTCTGCCCTCCCCACAGCCTGATCTGTCAACGAATTTACGCTGATCAGTCACAAGCAGAACAAGTATTTACAATTTTTGCTCGATATTACAACGACGTATTGCCGTCGTTTTCAAATGTGTCGAATACTTGGCAAGCGGTGAGCCTCTGGCAAAGCATCAGTCGCCCCGCGCCAAAGGAGGAGATCAATGACACTTTTGAAGCGCGGGCTCTCCCGCCGCAGGGTACTGCAGACCGGCATGGCCGGCATTATCGGTACGGGCGTTGCGCCCATGATGTTCACCAAGGGTGCATGGGCGCAGGAAGACTTCTGCAACAACCCCACTGGCGACACTGTAACCATCGGCCTCAACCTGCCCCTGACCGGTGCATACGCCGAAGAAGGTGCCGATGAGCAGAAGGCCTATGAACTGGCCATCGCCCACCTCAACGGCGAAGGCGACGGCGGCCTGATCAACGTCCTGACCCCGACCGCCCTCACGGGCAACGGCATCCTGGGCAAGAAGGTCGGCTATGTGTCCTCGGACAGCCAGACCAAGTCCGACGTGGCCCGCGCCGGCGCGACACGCATGATCGAGCGCGATGGCGCCATCATGATCACCGGCGGCTCGTCCTCGGGCGAAGCCATTGCCGTGCAGGGCCTGTGCCAGGAAAAGGGCATCATTTTCATGGCCGGCCTGACGCACTCCAACGACACGACCGGCAAGGACAAGCGGCGCTACGGTTTCCGTCACTTCTTCAATGCCTATCAGTCCGGTATCGCTCTTGGTCCGGTGCTCGGCCAGGAATACGGCGCCGACCGCCGCGCCTACCACCTCACCGCAGACTACACCTGGGGTTGGACGCAGGAAGAATCGATCAAGGCTGCGACTGAAGCCCTCGGCTGGGAAACCGTGGCGACGGTCCGCACCCCGCTCGGCTCCACCGACTACTCGCAGTACCTCACGCCGATCCTCAATTCCGGCGCCGACGTGCTGATCCTCAACCACTACGGCCTCGACATGGTCAACTCGCTGCCTCAGGCCGTGCAGTTTGGCCTGCGCGACCGCGAAGCAAACGGCAAGCAGTTCCAGATCGTCACGCCGCTCGTGTCCGAGCTGATGGCCAAGGGCGCAGGCGAAGCCATGCAGGGTGTCTACGGCACCTCGAACTGGCACTGGAACCTCCAGGATCCGGGCTCGATCGCCTTCACCAAGTCCTTCGGCGCCGCCTATGGTTCCCCGCCGTCCCAGGCCGCTCACACCGCCTATGTGCAGATGTTGCTCTACGCGGATG harbors:
- a CDS encoding XRE family transcriptional regulator — encoded protein: MRAPIGFRISNRRKSLRISQAALARLVGISPSYLNLIENNKRDVGGALLQRVALHLDIGIEDLTGQAEQKLLQDLEEAYADPMVESLPFQPDERRQMVAQYPASAAAMARMHRAYADAVANADAYADRLRSDPMLGQMLHQILSGITAVRSSAEILEEVPDLDDTERRRFVDAIGREARVLSDVARSLIGQFESTSQTASRISALREIDDLIIENRNYFPHLEETATQLRADVEQQGQFDLGGLGHWLESRFGVTIRIGGEAQVPDFPGQYRFDAESLTMWFQGTTTQATRYFQLARLLGELSAPDVLRQTLDGAVLTSPTARRLAARAMGSYLAGAMVFPYSRFLAEAERAAYDIDQLRQAFNGSFEQVAHRLVSLRRPGEEGIPFGFLRSDPAGRLTKHFPLPGLLLPNAGHACPLWAIYGAFRQPDALLRQVVRFSDGSRYLFLARTLQHRPHSFRDQPTVISVMLACDALHADRTIYGTGLNLSDQTADVPVGPSCRLCPRRDCSARQEEMLGPGGQRSVTRLPLIPKEFGLGEHG
- a CDS encoding substrate-binding protein; the protein is MTLLKRGLSRRRVLQTGMAGIIGTGVAPMMFTKGAWAQEDFCNNPTGDTVTIGLNLPLTGAYAEEGADEQKAYELAIAHLNGEGDGGLINVLTPTALTGNGILGKKVGYVSSDSQTKSDVARAGATRMIERDGAIMITGGSSSGEAIAVQGLCQEKGIIFMAGLTHSNDTTGKDKRRYGFRHFFNAYQSGIALGPVLGQEYGADRRAYHLTADYTWGWTQEESIKAATEALGWETVATVRTPLGSTDYSQYLTPILNSGADVLILNHYGLDMVNSLPQAVQFGLRDREANGKQFQIVTPLVSELMAKGAGEAMQGVYGTSNWHWNLQDPGSIAFTKSFGAAYGSPPSQAAHTAYVQMLLYADAVERAGTFYPPEVIKALEGHEFDGMGNGRTLYRAEDHQCMKSVLVVQGNEAPTSEFDVLNVVQEVDREAATYDPSIFGGELGPAEPVPQC